A window of the Bufo gargarizans isolate SCDJY-AF-19 chromosome 1, ASM1485885v1, whole genome shotgun sequence genome harbors these coding sequences:
- the LOC122925118 gene encoding zinc finger protein 501-like isoform X1, translating into MMEEHQPLISQENPNKNSEENFMLSLNYNVEDEDMLLSTGENLISLNVHPGLHSTDLSYHEEPFPDQSQITSSIGQKGGERFHCGKEFTKISGLSTHRRIYTGEKSYSCSECGKCFMQKSKLVTHERIHTGEKPYSCSGCGKCFARKSVLFTHARIHIGEKPYSCSECGKCFTDKSTLVRHERSHTGEKPYSCSECGKCFAQNSDLGKHKRSHTGEKPYSCSECEKSFVDKSGLAKHRRSHTGKKPYSCSECEKLFTHKSYLVIHKRSHTGEKPYSCSECEKSFADKSDLAKHKRSHTGEKPYSCSECEKCFAQKSDLGKHKRSHTGEKPYLCSECGKCFTQKSYLVEHKRIHTGEKPFSCSECGKCFTRKAHLVKHERIHTGEKPFSCSECGKCFKEKAYLVIHERIHTGEKPYSCSECGKSFTTKSNLVTHGISHMAEMPYSCSECGKCFKTKAYLLTHERSHTREKPYSCSECGTYFTDKSNLLRHKRVHTGEKPYSC; encoded by the exons atgatggaggagcaccagcctcttatatcacaag AGAATCCAAATAAGAATTCTGAGGAAAACTTCATGTTATCATTAAATTATAATGTAGAAGATGAAGATATGCTGCTCTCTACAGGAGAAAACCTCATTAGCCttaatgtacatccaggacttcacagtacagatctgtCATATCATGAGGAACCTTTTCCTGACCAATCGCAGATTACCTCAAGTATAGGTCAGAAAGGGGGTGAAAGGTTTCATTGTGGTaaagagttcacaaaaatctcaggTCTTTCTACACACAGAAGAATTTATACAGGAGAGAagtcatattcatgttcagaatgtggaaaatgttttatgcAAAAATCAAagcttgttacacatgagagaattcacacaggagagaaaccgtattcatgttcaggatgtgggaaatgttttgcacgAAAATCTGTTCTTTTTACACATGCAAGAATTCACATAGGGgaaaaaccatattcatgttcagaatgtgggaaatgttttacagataaatcaactcttgttagacatgagagaagtcacacaggagagaaaccatattcatgttcagaatgtggaaaatgttttgcaCAAAATTCAGATCTTGGTAAACacaagagaagtcacacaggagagaagccatattcatgttcagaatgtgagaaatcttTTGTAGATAAATCAGGTCTTGCTAAACAtaggagaagtcacacaggaaagaagccatattcatgttcagaatgtgagaaacttTTTACAcataaatcatatcttgttatacataagagaagtcacacaggagaaaagccatattcatgttcagaatgtgagaaatcttTTGCAGATAAATCAGATCTTGCTAAAcataagagaagtcacacaggagagaagccatattcatgttcagaatgtgagaaatgttttgcaCAAAAATCAGATCTTGGTAAACAcaaaagaagtcacacaggagagaagccatatttatgttcagaatgtgggaaatgttttacacagaaatcatatcttgttgaacataagagaattcacacaggggagaagccattttcatgttcagaatgtggtaaatgttttacacggaaagcacatcttgttaaacatgagagaattcacacaggggagaagccattttcatgttcagaatgtggcaaatgttttaaaGAGAAAGcatatcttgttatacatgagagaattcacacaggggagaaaccatattcatgttcagaatgtggaaaatcttttacaacaaaatcaaatcttgttacacatggGATAAGTCACATGGCAGAgatgccatattcatgttcagaatgtgggaaatgttttaaaaccAAAGCATATCTTTTAactcatgagagaagtcacacaagagagaaaccatattcatgttcagaatgtgggacatATTTTACAGACAAATCAAATCTTCTTAGACATAagagagttcacacaggagagaaaccatattcatgttga
- the LOC122925118 gene encoding zinc finger protein 501-like isoform X2, with amino-acid sequence MLSLNYNVEDEDMLLSTGENLISLNVHPGLHSTDLSYHEEPFPDQSQITSSIGQKGGERFHCGKEFTKISGLSTHRRIYTGEKSYSCSECGKCFMQKSKLVTHERIHTGEKPYSCSGCGKCFARKSVLFTHARIHIGEKPYSCSECGKCFTDKSTLVRHERSHTGEKPYSCSECGKCFAQNSDLGKHKRSHTGEKPYSCSECEKSFVDKSGLAKHRRSHTGKKPYSCSECEKLFTHKSYLVIHKRSHTGEKPYSCSECEKSFADKSDLAKHKRSHTGEKPYSCSECEKCFAQKSDLGKHKRSHTGEKPYLCSECGKCFTQKSYLVEHKRIHTGEKPFSCSECGKCFTRKAHLVKHERIHTGEKPFSCSECGKCFKEKAYLVIHERIHTGEKPYSCSECGKSFTTKSNLVTHGISHMAEMPYSCSECGKCFKTKAYLLTHERSHTREKPYSCSECGTYFTDKSNLLRHKRVHTGEKPYSC; translated from the coding sequence ATGTTATCATTAAATTATAATGTAGAAGATGAAGATATGCTGCTCTCTACAGGAGAAAACCTCATTAGCCttaatgtacatccaggacttcacagtacagatctgtCATATCATGAGGAACCTTTTCCTGACCAATCGCAGATTACCTCAAGTATAGGTCAGAAAGGGGGTGAAAGGTTTCATTGTGGTaaagagttcacaaaaatctcaggTCTTTCTACACACAGAAGAATTTATACAGGAGAGAagtcatattcatgttcagaatgtggaaaatgttttatgcAAAAATCAAagcttgttacacatgagagaattcacacaggagagaaaccgtattcatgttcaggatgtgggaaatgttttgcacgAAAATCTGTTCTTTTTACACATGCAAGAATTCACATAGGGgaaaaaccatattcatgttcagaatgtgggaaatgttttacagataaatcaactcttgttagacatgagagaagtcacacaggagagaaaccatattcatgttcagaatgtggaaaatgttttgcaCAAAATTCAGATCTTGGTAAACacaagagaagtcacacaggagagaagccatattcatgttcagaatgtgagaaatcttTTGTAGATAAATCAGGTCTTGCTAAACAtaggagaagtcacacaggaaagaagccatattcatgttcagaatgtgagaaacttTTTACAcataaatcatatcttgttatacataagagaagtcacacaggagaaaagccatattcatgttcagaatgtgagaaatcttTTGCAGATAAATCAGATCTTGCTAAAcataagagaagtcacacaggagagaagccatattcatgttcagaatgtgagaaatgttttgcaCAAAAATCAGATCTTGGTAAACAcaaaagaagtcacacaggagagaagccatatttatgttcagaatgtgggaaatgttttacacagaaatcatatcttgttgaacataagagaattcacacaggggagaagccattttcatgttcagaatgtggtaaatgttttacacggaaagcacatcttgttaaacatgagagaattcacacaggggagaagccattttcatgttcagaatgtggcaaatgttttaaaGAGAAAGcatatcttgttatacatgagagaattcacacaggggagaaaccatattcatgttcagaatgtggaaaatcttttacaacaaaatcaaatcttgttacacatggGATAAGTCACATGGCAGAgatgccatattcatgttcagaatgtgggaaatgttttaaaaccAAAGCATATCTTTTAactcatgagagaagtcacacaagagagaaaccatattcatgttcagaatgtgggacatATTTTACAGACAAATCAAATCTTCTTAGACATAagagagttcacacaggagagaaaccatattcatgttga